A region of the Roseiflexus sp. RS-1 genome:
CGTCTGAAGCTCGACTCGCAAGTTTCATCGCCATTGCGCTTGGCGAAGTGCCGCAGGAACACTGGTTCTATATCGGGCGCAAGATTTCGCCAGCGGTGGCAACCCCGACGTTGCTCGCCTGGAGCGGCACGATGTTCGAGTACCTTATGCCGCTGCTGGTGATGCGCAATTTTCCCGAAACCCTGCTCGACTCGACCTATCGCGGGGCGGTTGAACGTCAGATCGCCTACGCCGCCGGGCGCGGTATTCCGTGGGGCATCTCCGAATCGGCGTTCAATCTGCGCGATTCGCAGATGAACTACCAGTATCGCGCATTCGGCGTGCCAGGGTTGGGATTGCAGAGCGGACTGGCAAACGATCTGGTCGTTGCGCCATATGCGACGCTGCTGGCATTGCAGGTCGCACCCAACGAAGCCATCGCCAACCTCCGTACTCTGATGGAGTACGGCGCATTCGGCGCGTATGGCTTCTACGAGGCGATCGACTTTACGCCCGAACGCCTGCCGCCTGGCGTCAGGCACGCCATCGTTCAAACCTATATGGTGCATCACCAGGGGATGGGACTGCTGGCGCTCGATAATTTGTTGCACGACAACATCATGCAGCGTCGCTTCCATGCCGAGCCAATCGTGCAGGCCACTGAATTGCTGCTCCAGGAGAAGATCCCTGCCGACCGGCCCCTGCCGTTGCCGCAGGAGAGCGCCGTCAGCGAAATCACAACCACACCGGACGTCGCGCTCGAACGTCACTTCACAACGCCGCATACTGCAGCACCATATGCCTACATCCTCTCCAACGGCGTCCTGACCACGATAGTCACCAACGCTGGCGGCGGCGGGAGTCGCTTTACCCTGCCCGAACGCACAACGACCGTTGCGCTTACCCGCTGGCGACCCGACCCGACCCGCGATGCGTCCGGCAGTTTCGTCTATGTGCGCGATGTACGCAGCGGCGTCACCTGGTCGCCGACGTACCAGCCGCTCCGAACACTTGGCGACGATTACCGCGTCACCTGCGGCGCCGGACGGGTCGAGTTCCGCCAGCACTACGCTGGCGTCGACACGCGCCTGGAGATGACCGTATCGCCCGAAGACCACGTCGAGGTGCGGGTTCTGACTCTGGTGAACACGACGGCGCAACCACGCGAACTGGAAATTACCACCTATGCCGAGATTGTGCTTGCGCCCGACGCCGCCGACGCCGCCCATCCGGTCTTCTCGAACCTGTTCGTCGAGACATCGTTCGATCCCACAAGCGAAGCGTTGCTGGCGACACGCCGACCGCGCGCGCCGAACGATGAACGCCTGTGGGTTGCTCAGACGATCGGCGTGCGTGGGCGCGCCCTGGGTGAGCCGGAGTACGAAACCGACCGCATGACTTTCATCGGGCGCGGGCGCGATCCTTCACGTCCACAGGCGCTCGACCGCCCGCTGAACGGTCGCATTGGCGCAGTGCTCGACCCGATCTTCAGCCAGCGACGCCGGGTGCGGATCGTGCCGGGCGGACAGGCGCAGGTCATCATGACGATGGCGGTTGCGGCGACACGCGAGGATGCGATCCGCCTGGCGGATCACTACCGCGATGCTGTCATTGCAATGCGTGCCTTCGATATGGCGCGCATCCAGGCGCAGGTCGAACTGATGCATCTGGGCATCAACGCCGACCAGGCGCACCAGTTCCAGCGCCTGGCATCACTCACTCTCCTCCCCGATCCGGTGCGCCGCGCCGCATCTGAGGCGCTGCTGCGCAACACCAAAGGGCAGCCAGGTCTGTGGGCATACGGCGTCTCCGGTGATTACCCGATTGTTGTCGGGCGCATTGCGCCCACTTCTGATACATCACTGGCGCGCTCGCTGATCCAGGCGCACGAGTACTGGCGCCTGAAGGGGGTGCTCATCGATCTGGTGCTGCTGGTCGAGGATGGCGCCGATTATCGCCAGGAGCGGTATGAGCAGATCATGGCGCTGGTGCGCAGCAGCCGGTCGAGTCGCTGGCTCAACCAGCGTGGCGGGGTCTTCGTGCTGCGCACCGGGATCATGCCTGAAGCCGATCAGATTCTCTTCGAGGCGGTGAGCCGCATCACACTCCACAGTCGGCGTGGCGACCTGTCCTACCATCTGCGCCGTCGCCTGCCCGATAAAGCGCCACCTCCGCCGCCGCTCACGATGCCGCCGTTCGATGACGCTCCGCTGCCTGCAGAGAATCTGATGCTGACCACGGAGTATGGCGGGTTTACCGTTGATGGACGTGAGTTCGTCATCGAGGTTGCACCCGGCAACTCCACGCCATTGCCGTGGGTCAATGTCGTTGCCAACCCACGCGCCGGTTTCATCGTCTCAGAGAGTGGCTGCGGCTACACCTGGGCGGAAAACAGTCGCGAGAACCGTCTGACCCCCTGGTCGAACGATCCGGTCAGCGATCCGCCCGGCGAGGCGATCTACCTGCGCGACGAAGCCAGCGGCGTGATCTGGTCGCCGCTGCCGCGTCCGTGCGCAAGCGGGCGCGTTCGCGTTTACCACGGGATGGGATACTCCCGCTTCCTGCAACAGTCCAATGGCATCGAGAGCGAAACCACCCTCAGCATTGCGCCTGACGATCCGGTGAAAATCATTCGCCTGCGCCTGCGCAACCGCTCCGCTCACGAGCGTCGCCTGAGCGCGACCATGTATGTTGAGTGGGTGCTTGGCGTGCTGCGCGAACAAACGGCGCTCTTCATCGTCACATCGACGGCGCCGGAGCGGAGCGCATTGCTGGCGCGCAACGCCTACAGCCACGATTTCGTCGGTCGGGTTGCATTCCTGGCGTGCAGCGAACCAGAGGTCGCATTCTGTGGCGATCGCGCAGCATTCATCGGGCGCAACGGCGATCTGGCGCGCCCGATTGCGCTGGCGGGCGCACACGATGGCGCCTTCGACAATCGGATCGGCGCAGGTCTTGACCCATGCGGCGTTGTTACAACGACATTCACCCTCAACCCTGGTGAAACACGCGACCTGTTCTTCCTGCTGGGTCAGGGAACAGATGAGGCTGAGGCGCTTACCCTGATTGACCGCTACCGTGATCCTGCCGCTGCGACCGGCGCCATCGAAGAGACCATCGCACGCTGGCGCACCCTGGTCAGCACGCTGCGGGTGCGCACCCCCGACCCGGCGCTCGATGTGTTGCTCAACGGATGGCTGATCTACCAGACCCTCGTCTGCCGTATCTGGGGGCGCTCGGCATTCTACCAGTCGGGCGGCGCCTACGGCTTCCGCGATCAGTTGCAGGATGTGATGGCACTGACCATGATCGAGCCATCGATTGCACGTGACCATATCCTGCGCGCCGCAGCGCGCCAGTTCGTCGAAGGCGATGTGCAACATTGGTGGCACCCGCCGCTCGGTCGCGGCATCCGTACCGCATTCTCCGATGATTACCTGTGGCTGCCCTTCGTTGTGTGTCACTATGTCGAAACGACCGGCGACCGGGCATTGCTCGATGCAGTTGCGCCGTACATCAAAGGGCGACCGCTCGCGGAGGACGAAGCCGAATACTATGATCTCCCCGAGCAGGCGAACGAGGCGGGCAGTATCTACGACCACTGCATTCGCGCGATTGATCGTGCGTTGAGGCGCACAGGCGCGCATGGGCTGCCACTGATGGGATCGGGGGATTGGAATGATGGTATGAACCTGGTAGGACACGGCGGACGCGGCGAGAGCGTGTGGGTCGCCTGGTTTTTGATTGTTATCCTGAACCGCTTCGCTCCGATTGCCGAACAGCGGCGCGACATCGAGCGCGCAGCGCGCTATCGCGCCGAAGCGCGCCGGTTGAGCGAGGCGATTGATCGCCACGCCTGGGATGGCGACTGGTATCTGCGCGCCTTCTACGACGACGGCACGCCGCTCGGCTCGGCGCGTGACGATGAGTGCCGCATCGATTCCCTGAGTCAGTCGTGGGCGGTCATTGCCGGCGCCGCCGATCCGACGCGGGCGCGGCAGGCGATGGAGGCAGTCGACCGCCACCTGGTTGACCGTGACAATGGCATTATCAAACTGTTCACGCCGCCGTTCGACCAGACGCCGCGCAATCCCGGCTATATCAAAGGGTATGTGCCCGGTGTCCGTGAAAACGGCGGGCAGTACACCCACGCTGCAATCTGGGTCGCCTGGGCATGGACAATGCTGGGTGAATACGCGCGCGCGGGTGAACTGCTGCGGATGCTCAATCCAGTTCACCACGCACAATCCCGTGGTCGCGTCTACGCCGTCGAGCCGTATGTCATCGCGGCAGACATCTACAGCGCGCCGCAGCACCTGGGGCGCGGCGGATGGACGTGGTACACCGGCTCGGCGGCATGGTTCTACCGGCTTGGCATCGAGCGTATCCTGGGTATCCAGCGCCACGGCGATCACCTGACTCTGACGCCCTGCCTGCCGCCCGACTGGCCAGGTTATGAGGCGTGGTACCGCTACGGTTCGAGTGAGTGCCATATCGTCGTCGAGCGCGGCAGCGATGGGTATGCGCTGACAATCGACGGCGTTCCTGCGCGCGAACTGACCATCCCGCTGCACGACGACGGGCTGCGGCACGAGGTGCGCCTGTTCCTGCCAGCAACGGAAGTGAGCGCGCCTGGCAGCGATGGCGCAGGCACAATCCAGGAGCGCAGCGCTGCACCGCAATGATGGGGAACGCTACACCATTGCCACATCTGTTACCAATGCATCCGGCAAAACAATCCTGAATGCGAATACTGAAGTTTGACAGTCCTTATCACAGTGCGCTAAGATGCAAACAGAAGCTCACAAACGGCAGTATGCCGGTGCACGACGCACATCGAACGCTTGCGAGAGCGCGAGGCTCAATCACCGGGGAGCGAATGAGCGCCCATGGAACTACGCATGCGATCTGTTGGTCCCTGGCCCATGAACAGTTATGCGCTGGTCTGCCCGACGACCCGCCATAGCGTCCTGATCGATCCAGGGGCAGAGCCAGACGAACTGATAGCAATGCTCGACGGTACAACGCCGGTTGCCATTCTCCTCACCCACACCCATCCAGACCATATAGGCGCACTCGACGAGATGCGCAACCGGCTCGGTGTCCCGGTGTTCGCCCATGCCGGACCGCACGCCAGCGGCGTTGTGCTGCCAGTTGATCGCACACTGGCGCATAGAGAGGTTATCACAGTGGGCGCTTCGACGCTCCGCGCCTGGCATACGCCCGGTCATACCGCAGACATGATCTCCTACCTGGTCGACGGTGCACCAATTGCAATTGTGGGTGATACGCTGTTCGATGGGGGACCGGGGCGCACCTGGTCGGCGGAGGATTTTCGCACCACCCTGACGACGCTGCGCACCATCACGCTGACCTGGAGCGACGCCACGATCTGTTACCCCGGCCATGGTCCTTCCTTCCGCCTGGGAGACCGCCGCGCGGCGATTGAACGCTTTCTGGCGCACGCGCCGGCTGATTTCTTCGGTGATGCTACGTGGGATATGTAAGAGGTTGCTATGCCTGCTTCGGCAAAACTGGTCGCGCGTGCCATGGTCGGGTCGCCAATTGCGCGCCCTTTCGGCGGATGTCTGTTCGTCGGCGGCATGCTGCTGCTCCTTGGCTTTGCGTTTCTGGGGCATCTGGCGCTCTGGGTCCTGGAGCCAGCTGCGCGTATCGGCATCTTCCTGACCGCTGCATTGATCGGTACGGTCGCATCACTGCCGCTCCTGGCGTTGCTGCGCTGGCTGGATCGGCGCGAGCGCGAGTCGCTCTGGCTGGCGATCGGCGCCGTGGTATGGGGGGCGGTGATCAGCACCGGTCTTTCCGCCATTTTCAACGCGCTTGGCTTCGGGTTCGTCGCTGTCAGCCTGGAGATCGTCGGCGGCGTCGATAGCGAACTCATCGGGCAATTGCTCGCTGCTGCGCTGATCGCGCCGCCGGTCGAGGAAGCCTTCAAGGGGCTTGCCGTTCTGGTGCTGTTCTGGTTTCTGCGCGCCGAGTTCGATAATGTGCGCGACGGAATCATCTACGGGGCGCTGGTCGGCATCGGCTTCAACATCGCTGAGTATGCGCTGTACGTGATGCAGGGGTACGCCGAAACCGGCGTTGCTCCGTTCGCTCAGCAGTTTGCCGGGCGTTTCGTCTTTCTGGGATTCAACGGGCATATGCTCTGGAGCGCAATCTGCGGCGCCGGCGTTGGCTTTGCCCGTCAGTCGCGCGAAGGATGCACCCGGCTCGGTGCACCGGTTGCCGGGTACCTGGCGGCAACCTTCGGACACGCGCTCAACAATTCGGTCGGGGTGTTCCTGCTCGGCATTTTCGTGGTGCTTATGGGGTATGATGTCGAGCGCGGACTGGAGAGCATCCCGCCGCTTGCGCTATGGGGAGCGGCAGCGGCAATGAATATCGTGGTGCAGGGTGTGCTGTATATTGCCCTGCTGGTGCTGCTGGCGCTCAGTTCGCGCTGGGAACGTGATGTGATCCGCACCTATCTGGCGGACGAAGTCGGGATCAGCATTACCCCTGAGGAGTATGCCGCGATTGTGAACGACCGCATGTTTGGTGCGCTCGGCAGCCGTGGCATACCCTGGCGTCTCGCGCTGGCGCAGAACGAACTGGCGTTTCGCAAATGGCACGTCGCGCGCGAAGGCGGCAACCCGGCAACCGACTCGCTGGTGGCGGCGTGGCGCCAGGATATTGCAACGCTGCGCGATGAGTGGCTTCGCTCCAGACAAACGAGGTAGGTTATGGCAATCGATACCGATCAGCGTCTTGCGCTGGCAATGACCATTCCAGGCGCACCGGTCTGGCGGTTGAGTCTCGAACAGTACCACCGGATGATCCAGACCGGCATTCTGACCGACGATGATCCTGTCGAGTTTCTCGAAGGGTTGCTGGTGACAAAAATGCCCAAGAATCCGCCGCACAGCCTTGCGACCCATCTGACACGCGACGCGCTTGCGCGGGTTGTGCCAGCGCAGTGGTATGTCGATGCGCAGGAACCATTCACCACCGCCGACAGCGAGCCAGAACCGGATGTCCTGGTAGTCCGCGGCGAGCGCCGTCAGTATCACGACCGCCACCCGCAGGCGCAGGATGTTGCACTGGTTGTGGAGGTGGCTGATACGACGCTCCAGCGTGACCGAACACTGAAGAAGCGGATGTATGCCCGCGCAATGATTCCGGTCTACTGGATCATCAACCTTGTCGAGCGTACGATCGAATGGTACGCGCAGCCTTTCGCGGCTGAAGGGGAAGCCGATTATGCACAGCGTCAGGAAGTCGCTGAAGACGGCACGATCCCGGTTGTGCTCGATGGCGTGGAGGTTGCCTGTCTCCCGGTGCGCGACCTGTTGCCCTGAACATCATTCCACGAAAGTGAGCATTCAATGTCACGTATTGTTTCTCTCGGTCTCGTACAAATGCGAATGACCGACAACCCGCAGCGGAACTTCGCTGTTGCCGTCGAGGGTATCCGTGAAGCGGCAAAACGTGGCGCGCAGATTGTCTGCCTGCCTGAACTGTTTCGGTCACTCTACTTCTGCCAGAGCGAGGATCACCGGCATTTCGCACTGGCGGAACCAATCCCCGGTCCTTCAACCGAGGCGCTGGGCGCACTGGCGCGCGAACTCGGCGTTGTAATCATTGCCAGTCTGTTCGAGAAGCGCGCCGAAGGGTTGTACCACAACACCGCCGCAGTACTCGACGCCGATGGGCGCTATCTGGGCAAGTACCGCAAGATGCACATCCCCGACGATCCGCTCTACTATGAGAAGTTCTATTTCACACCTGGCGATCTGGGGTTCAAAGTGTTCGCCACGCGCTATGCGCGGGTCGGTGTGCTTATCTGCTGGGATCAGTGGTACCCCGAAGCGGCGCGTCTCACCGCACTGCGCGGCGCCGATATTCTCTTCTACCCGACAGCCATCGGCTGGCATCCCGCAGAAAAGGAGAAGTACGGCACGGCGCAGCATGCGAGTTGGGAGATCATCCAGCGTTCTCATGGTATCGCCAACGGGTGCTACGTCGTCAGCGTCAATCGCACCGGTCACGAAGGCGATCCCGATGGCGGCATCGAGTTTTGGGGGCAGAGTTTCGTTTCCGATCCAGGGGGAACAATTCTGGCAAAGGCGGCCGTCGATCAACCGGAGATCCTGGTTGTGCCGATCGATCTGGCACGCATCGACGAGCAACGCACCCACTGGCCCTTCCTGCGCGACCGACGGATCGATGCGTATGGCGAGATCACCCGCCGCTACATTGATGAAGAGTGATAGAGCAGTATGACAACGCCCCAACCAACACCGACGCAACTCGGATACCGCATGCCCGCAGAATGGGCGCCGCACCAGGCCACCTGGCTCTCCTGGCCCCACAACGAGGAGTCATGGCCCGGCAAACTGCATATCATCCTGCCGATCTATGCCCGCATGGTCGCGGCGCTGGCATGCTCCGAAACCGTGCATATCAATGTCAACGATGAAGCAATGGAAGAACAGGCGCGTCGGTTGCTGCACGCAGCCGGGGCGCAGGGCGACATTCGCTTCCACCATGTTCCAACCAACGATGCCTGGTGCCGTGATCACGGTGCGATCTTCGTCGTGCGCGCAGGCGATGATCCCCTGGCTGCAATCAATTGGGAATACAACGCATGGGGCGGCAAATATCCGCCGTACGACCTGGATAACCAGATACCGCAGCGCATGGCGGAGGCGCTGGGCGTGCCCTGTTTCGACGGCGGCATGGTGTTGGAGGGCGGCTCGATCGACGTCAACGGTGAAGGGTTGCTGCTCACCACCGAGGCATGCCTGCTCAACCCCAACCGTAACCCGCATCTGACCCGTGAACAGATCGAGCAGCGCCTGTGCGATTACCTTGGTGTCTCGAACATCCTCTGGCTTGGCGATGGCATCGTGGGTGACGATACCGACGGGCACATCGACGATCTGGCGCGCTTCGTCGCTCCCGATACTGTTGTGACCGTTGTTGAAAGCGATCCCACCGACGAAAACTACGACGCACTCCAGGAGAATCTGCGCCGTCTGAAGCGGATGACCGATCTACGCGGCGGCGCGCTGCGGATCGTCGAACTGCCGATGCCGCCGGCGATTGTGTATGAAGGACGGCGTCTGCCAGCGTCCTACGCCAATTTCTATATCGCCAATCGCGTTGTGCTGCTGCCCACCTTCAACCATCCGAATGACGAACGCGCAGCGGCAATCCTGGCGGAACTGTTTCCAACCCGTGACATCGTGGGTATCGATTGCACCGACATGGTGTGGGGACTTGGCGCCTGGCACTGTCTGACGCAGCAGGTTCCGGCGGTATAGTGCTTACCCGCCACTCGTCAGAGCATACACGCCGAAAGCAGCGGCGCCGCCCGCCAGTGAACTGAGGAAGTTGACCGTATCGTTGTTCATCCAGCGCCAGCCGCGCAGCAGCGGATAGCGCACCCCATCGCGGGAGGCGCGCTTTTCGGTTTCGCCGGTCGGCGACAGGTACATCGCCTGCACCGTCGCCCCCAAAAGACTATCGACCAGGCTTCCGACAACCCCGCCGACGAGTGCGGCTGGCAGCAGCGCAACCAGCCAGACCCCGCGTTCAGCAACCATGAACAGCAGGGTTGTAGCGCCAATCAGGAGTGCGCCGCCAGCCGATGCGCCAATCCCGTACAGCGTCACCCCGCCCGATGTGCCCGGCGCGACGATCCTGCCGGAGGTGATCAGGCGCGGCGGATGCGGACTGAGAACCCCGATTTCGGTTGCCCACGTATCGGCAGTGACCGTCGCCATCACACCGACATACGCCGCTAACAGCATCACCGGCTCACCGGTCAACCCATAGACCAGGGCAAGCGCCGCACCTGCGCCGCCATTGGCAAGCGCCTGCCAGAGATCGCGTCGCCCACCCTTCTCGAACTTCTCACCGGCAATGCGCTGCTTCTGCGCCTGACGAAAATGAGAAAGCGCACTGGACGTCACAAAAAAGACGATCAGTACGCTTCCCCAGGTCCAACCACCAAAACCGAAGGTCGCCGTCCCGGTGATGATGGCGCCCAGCCATCCGCTCCGATCAAGCGAATGGCGTCGGTATGCCACAGCCCCAATGAAGGCGCTCAACACCAATCCGGCAGCAATACGAGGAATATCAACCATAACGACAGATGGCAGGATCGAGACGCCATCCATCATACCACAGGATCAGCGCATTCCCTCGATCCGCCGGGCAATCGCAGTCAAAGCCTGGTCGAGGTCCGGTCCGATCATTGCAGCGACCTGATCTGACGGAACCATTGCCGCGAACGGTCCAAGCATCGGTGCAAGATCGATGGTCAACATCACCCGCAGATCGGTTCCTTTGCCATCCGGCACAAACGACCAGCGCGACTCGACACTGACCGGATGGCGCGAGGTGAAGACTACTTCCTGGTCCTGCTGCCAGAACACATCTCCCTCAGAGCGAATGGTAGCGAACGGACCCATCGCCATATGGGTAGCGACGCGCGCACTGGACTCACCACGCTGCAACACCTCGACTCTCTTCACGCGCGGCAACAACCCCGCCAGAGTCTGCGGATCGGAAAGCGTCGCAAAAACGCGACTCGCGCTCGCTGCAATGTGTCGGCTCCGCTCGACAGTCACCACCAGACTGCCTCTGGTCGCTGCTTCTTTCGTCTTGTTCCATGTCAGATCACCGGGTCGAACCATGCTCATTGTGCGCCTCCATGCGGCGGGCTGCCGCCATCGCCACGAATACGACGAGCGTTGCACGTAGTGAGGTTGCAAAGGGTGTGTATCTGCAACATACCATACATTACGATTCTGTGCAAGTAATGGATGTAACCCGTGCAAAGACCTGGCAAGATGACGAGCAGCAGGTTGCCGACGTCCGTTCAATACGCGAAACGGCGCGCACCGATGCAAGGTATGCTATAATACGCACAGGAACAGCAACAATCCACAACCTGGCATCAGGCAACGGAGAGACCAGAATCATGGCAGAGAAGAAATCGAAAACCGACGTTACGGCGCGCGATAAGAGCGGCAAGCCGACCAACCACAACTGCGCAAACTGCGGAGAGCGCATCATGAATGACCGCGAGATGGTGGTTGTGATGGATGGGCGGCGGCGCAACAAGACGTACCATCATCGCGCATGCTTTCAGAAGTCTATCGCTTGAGCATCGCTTGCTTGTCTGAGTCCGAAGGGGTTGTGTCGGCTCATCCGTCGCGCGCGGGTGAGCCGATCTGTTCTTCTGAACCGCAGGTATGGTCGAGGATCGCACCCAGATCGAATTTCCGCCGCAAGGCGTCACCACAATCGCGTTGTGTGAGCCATTTGGCGTTCTGTGCTGCCGCGCATCCGGTCCCGGCGGTCACCCGTTGCGCGTCCTGATCGACACCGGCACCGACCCGTCGGCCGTTGATGCCCGGCTCGCGCGTCGTCTGGCGCTGCGCACCGGCGGCAGCGGCGTCGGGCATGGCGCTGCCAGCGATACCGTCGCTTTTACCGAGACCATCTTCCCCTGGTTGCGCCTGGGCAACCCGGACGCCCCTGGCAATCAGGCGCTGACCATCCGCGATCTCTACGCTCCGGCTCTCGACCTCAGCAGCCTCCCCTTTGCGGTCGACGTGGTGATCGGCTACAGCGTGCTCCGCCACCTGACCCTGCGGATCGATGTCCGGGCGCGCACGCTGACACTGGCGCATCCCGACCTGGGGTTTCCGCCGGTTGGCGATTCAGGCGCCATCATTCCTGTCTCATTCTTCGAACACTTCCCGGCAATCGGCGATCTGGTCATCGACGGTGTGACGCTTCCCACGGCGGTGATCGACACCGGCTCGAACACTGCTATCACCGTCGGACCAGACCTGGCGATGCGTCTGGGGTTGCATCGGGATGGGACTGATGTGCGGATTGTGCACGGAGAAGGATTTGGCGGCGGCGGAGAAGTCGTGCGTCGTCGTTTCGATCAGGTGCGGTTGGGACCGTTTACGCTGAAGGATGTCGATATCGATGCGCCGCTGACGTGGGCTGGCGATCTGGGGCGACGCTCGCGCGCAACGATCGGGATGCAACTCCTCTCCCGTTTTGCCACTGTTATCATCGATTATGGGAGGGAACAGGCGGCTCTCGAACCCGTCGAGTTAACCTGAGGAAGTATCCTCATCGAAGAGCATCCGCCGCTATGCGCCTTTGCCGGTCATTCCCCGCGTCCCACGCGGCGACCGAAATAATGGAGATTGAGAAATACATCCGGTATGCGCCGCGTGCCGTCGGGCTAATGGAGATTGAAAATTAAATCCGCTATACTGCGCTAGCCGTGGGGCTGAAGCCCTCGGCTAACCAGGGCAAAGCCCGCCTGCGCGGGCTATACCGGATTATTTATTCAAAGACCATAAGCCCTCGGCCAGGCAAGGCGAAGCCCGCCTGCGCGGGCTATGGCGGATTATTTATTCAAAGACCATAAGCCCTCGGCCAGGCAAGGCGAAGCCCGCCT
Encoded here:
- a CDS encoding Uma2 family endonuclease; the protein is MAIDTDQRLALAMTIPGAPVWRLSLEQYHRMIQTGILTDDDPVEFLEGLLVTKMPKNPPHSLATHLTRDALARVVPAQWYVDAQEPFTTADSEPEPDVLVVRGERRQYHDRHPQAQDVALVVEVADTTLQRDRTLKKRMYARAMIPVYWIINLVERTIEWYAQPFAAEGEADYAQRQEVAEDGTIPVVLDGVEVACLPVRDLLP
- a CDS encoding SRPBCC family protein; protein product: MSMVRPGDLTWNKTKEAATRGSLVVTVERSRHIAASASRVFATLSDPQTLAGLLPRVKRVEVLQRGESSARVATHMAMGPFATIRSEGDVFWQQDQEVVFTSRHPVSVESRWSFVPDGKGTDLRVMLTIDLAPMLGPFAAMVPSDQVAAMIGPDLDQALTAIARRIEGMR
- a CDS encoding DUF92 domain-containing protein codes for the protein MMDGVSILPSVVMVDIPRIAAGLVLSAFIGAVAYRRHSLDRSGWLGAIITGTATFGFGGWTWGSVLIVFFVTSSALSHFRQAQKQRIAGEKFEKGGRRDLWQALANGGAGAALALVYGLTGEPVMLLAAYVGVMATVTADTWATEIGVLSPHPPRLITSGRIVAPGTSGGVTLYGIGASAGGALLIGATTLLFMVAERGVWLVALLPAALVGGVVGSLVDSLLGATVQAMYLSPTGETEKRASRDGVRYPLLRGWRWMNNDTVNFLSSLAGGAAAFGVYALTSGG
- a CDS encoding retropepsin-like aspartic protease, encoding MVEDRTQIEFPPQGVTTIALCEPFGVLCCRASGPGGHPLRVLIDTGTDPSAVDARLARRLALRTGGSGVGHGAASDTVAFTETIFPWLRLGNPDAPGNQALTIRDLYAPALDLSSLPFAVDVVIGYSVLRHLTLRIDVRARTLTLAHPDLGFPPVGDSGAIIPVSFFEHFPAIGDLVIDGVTLPTAVIDTGSNTAITVGPDLAMRLGLHRDGTDVRIVHGEGFGGGGEVVRRRFDQVRLGPFTLKDVDIDAPLTWAGDLGRRSRATIGMQLLSRFATVIIDYGREQAALEPVELT
- a CDS encoding agmatine deiminase family protein is translated as MTTPQPTPTQLGYRMPAEWAPHQATWLSWPHNEESWPGKLHIILPIYARMVAALACSETVHINVNDEAMEEQARRLLHAAGAQGDIRFHHVPTNDAWCRDHGAIFVVRAGDDPLAAINWEYNAWGGKYPPYDLDNQIPQRMAEALGVPCFDGGMVLEGGSIDVNGEGLLLTTEACLLNPNRNPHLTREQIEQRLCDYLGVSNILWLGDGIVGDDTDGHIDDLARFVAPDTVVTVVESDPTDENYDALQENLRRLKRMTDLRGGALRIVELPMPPAIVYEGRRLPASYANFYIANRVVLLPTFNHPNDERAAAILAELFPTRDIVGIDCTDMVWGLGAWHCLTQQVPAV
- a CDS encoding carbon-nitrogen hydrolase, encoding MSRIVSLGLVQMRMTDNPQRNFAVAVEGIREAAKRGAQIVCLPELFRSLYFCQSEDHRHFALAEPIPGPSTEALGALARELGVVIIASLFEKRAEGLYHNTAAVLDADGRYLGKYRKMHIPDDPLYYEKFYFTPGDLGFKVFATRYARVGVLICWDQWYPEAARLTALRGADILFYPTAIGWHPAEKEKYGTAQHASWEIIQRSHGIANGCYVVSVNRTGHEGDPDGGIEFWGQSFVSDPGGTILAKAAVDQPEILVVPIDLARIDEQRTHWPFLRDRRIDAYGEITRRYIDEE